Proteins encoded within one genomic window of Candidatus Omnitrophota bacterium:
- a CDS encoding integrase core domain-containing protein, with protein sequence QACSVLNIKQIFTCYDNPKGNADTERVIRTMKEDLIWLKVEQWKSPFDVEEDLKAWISRYNNDFPHSSLGYKTPVQYEKEQLLLATKI encoded by the coding sequence GCAGGCTTGCTCTGTGTTAAATATCAAGCAGATATTCACCTGCTATGATAACCCTAAGGGCAATGCTGATACAGAAAGAGTTATCCGGACAATGAAAGAAGATCTAATTTGGTTAAAAGTAGAACAATGGAAATCACCATTTGATGTTGAAGAAGACTTAAAAGCCTGGATAAGCCGTTACAACAATGATTTTCCACATTCCTCTTTGGGTTATAAAACACCGGTGCAATATGAGAAAGAGCAGTTGTTACTTGCTACTAAAATCTAG